In Camelus dromedarius isolate mCamDro1 chromosome 28, mCamDro1.pat, whole genome shotgun sequence, a genomic segment contains:
- the MBD1 gene encoding methyl-CpG-binding domain protein 1 isoform X25, translating into MAEDWLDCPALGPGWKRREVFRKSGATCGRSDTYYQSPTGDRIRSKVELTRYLGPACDLTLFDFKQGILCYPAPKAQSSHSVAIPSRKRKKASRPAKARKRQVGPQKSEVRKEAPGDETKADADTAPASLPAPGCCENCGISFSGDGTRRQRLKTLCKDCRAQRIAFNREQRKFKRVGCGECAACQVTEDCGACSTCLLQLPHDVASGLFCKCERRRCLRIVERSRGCGVCRGCQTREDCGRCRVCLRPPRPGLRRQWRCVQRRCLRGKHGRRRGGCDAKVAPRRRPRAQPPPPPPPSQPPESPEPQPYTNRRQNRKCGACAACLRRMDCGHCDFCCDKPKFGGSNQKRQKCRWRQCLQFAMKRLLPSVWAESEDGAGPPPPYPRRKRPGSTRRPCLGQTLKPPLVTPTARPDHAQTPVKQEAGSGFVLPPPGTDLVFLREGASSPVQVPGPAPASTEALLQVKQEKADALEDWTPGTAILTSPVLLPGCPSKAVDPGLPPVKQEPPDPEEDKEEENKDDSASELAPEEEAGGAGTPVITEIFSLGGTRLRDTAIWLPSLQGRQSGREDGCKVWETKDTLAPTSTSWKPRGWPGTHVSLSPPPTSMMWVSCRRSWCPSSQS; encoded by the exons ATGGCTGAGGACTGGCTGgactgcccagccctgggccccggCTGGAAGCGCCGTGAGGTCTTTCGCAAGTCAGGTGCCACCTGTGGACGCTCAGACACTTATTACCAGAG ccccacaggaGACAGGATCCGAAGCAAAGTTGAGCTGACCCGGTACCTGGGCCCTGCATGCGACCTCACCCTCTTTGACTTCAAACAAGGCATCCTGTGCTATCCAGCACCCAAG GCCCAGTCCTCTCATTCCGTGGCCATCCCCAGCAGGAAGCGGAAGAAGGCTTCGAGGCCAGCCAAGGCTCGGAAACGTCAGGTTGGACCCCAGAAGAGTGAGGTCAGGAAGGAGGCCCCAGGGGATGAGACCAAGGCTGATGCTGACACAGCCCCAGCTTCACTTCCTGCGCCTGG GTGCTGTGAGAACTGTGGAATCAGCTTCTCAGGGGATGGTACCCGAAGGCAGCGGCTCAAGACATTGTGCAAGGACTGCCGAG CACAGAGAATTGCTTTTAACCGGGAGCAGAGGAAGTTTAAG CGTGTGGGCTGCGGGGAGTGTGCGGCCTGCCAGGTAACGGAAGACTGTGGGGCCTGCTCCACCTGCCTTCTGCAGTTGCCCCATGATGTGGCCTCGGGGCTCTTCTGCAAGTGTGAGCGAAGACGGTGCCTCCGGATTGTGGAAAGG AGCCGAGGGTGTGGAGTATGCCGGGGCTGTCAGACCCGAGAGGACTGTGGCCGTTGTCGAGTCTGCCTTCGCCCTCCCCGCCCCGGTCTCAGGCGCCAGTGGAGGTGCGTCCAGCGGCGTTGCCTGCGG GGTAAACATGGCCGCCGCAGGGGAGGCTGCGACGCTAAGGTGGCTCCCCGGCGGCGCCCCCGAGCCCAGCCACCGCCTCCACCTCCCCCGTCACAGCCTCCAGAGTCTCCAGAGCCG caGCCTTACACAAACCGCCGGCAGAACCGCAAGTGTGGAGCCTGTGCAGCTTGCCTGCGGCGCATGGACTGTGGCCATTGCGACTTCTGCTGTGACAAGCCCAAATTTGGGGGCAGCAACCAGAAGCGCCAGAAGTGTCGTTGGCGCCAGTGCCTGCAGTTTGCTATG AAGCGGCTCCTGCCAAGTGTCTGGGCAGAGTCCGAGGATGGGGCAGGGCCGCCCCCGCCGTACCCTCGTCGAAAGAGGCCTGGCTCTACTCGAAGGCCCTGTTTGGGTCAAACCTTGAAGCCTCCCTTGGTCACACCCACAGCCCGACCAGACCATGCCCAGACTCCAGTGAAGCAGGAAGCAGGCAGTGGTTTTGTGCTGCCCCCACCTGGCACCGACCTTGTGTTCTTACGGGAGGGTGCAAGCAGTCCTGTGCAGGTGCCTGGCCCGGCCCCAGCTTCCACAGAAGCTCTGTTGCAG GTGAAGCAAGAGAAGGCGGATGCCCTGGAAGACTGGACACCGGGCACAGCCATCCTGACTTCTCCTGTATTGCTGCCTGGCTGCCCCAGCAAG GCAGTAGACCCAGGCCTGCCACCTGTGAAGCAAGAGCCACCTGACCctgaggaggacaaggaggaggagaaCAAAGATGACTCTGCCTCTGAATTGgccccagaggaggaggcaggaggggctggcacACCCGTG ATCACGGAGATTTTCAGCCTGGGTGGAACCCGCCTCCGGGACACAGCAATCTGGTTGCCAAG TCTGCAGGGCAGGCAATCGGGAAGGGAAGATGGATGTAAAGTGTGGGAGACCAAGGACACATTGGCGCCCACAAGCACGAGCTGGAAACCACGAGGATGGCCTGGAACCCATGTCAGTCTCTCACCACCTCCAACTTCGATGATGTGGGTGTCCTGCAGAAGAAGCTGGTGCCCTTCATCACAGAGTTAA
- the MBD1 gene encoding methyl-CpG-binding domain protein 1 isoform X1 has protein sequence MAEDWLDCPALGPGWKRREVFRKSGATCGRSDTYYQSPTGDRIRSKVELTRYLGPACDLTLFDFKQGILCYPAPKAQSSHSVAIPSRKRKKASRPAKARKRQVGPQKSEVRKEAPGDETKADADTAPASLPAPGCCENCGISFSGDGTRRQRLKTLCKDCRAQRIAFNREQRKFKRVGCGECAACQVTEDCGACSTCLLQLPHDVASGLFCKCERRRCLRIVERSRGCGVCRGCQTREDCGRCRVCLRPPRPGLRRQWRCVQRRCLRHLAHRLRRHHQRCQRRPPLAVAPPAGKHGRRRGGCDAKVAPRRRPRAQPPPPPPPSQPPESPEPQPYTNRRQNRKCGACAACLRRMDCGHCDFCCDKPKFGGSNQKRQKCRWRQCLQFAMKRLLPSVWAESEDGAGPPPPYPRRKRPGSTRRPCLGQTLKPPLVTPTARPDHAQTPVKQEAGSGFVLPPPGTDLVFLREGASSPVQVPGPAPASTEALLQEAQCPGLSWVVALPQVKQEKADALEDWTPGTAILTSPVLLPGCPSKAVDPGLPPVKQEPPDPEEDKEEENKDDSASELAPEEEAGGAGTPVITEIFSLGGTRLRDTAIWLPSLQGRQSGREDGCKVWETKDTLAPTSTSWKPRGWPGTHVSLSPPPTSMMWVSCRRSWCPSSQS, from the exons ATGGCTGAGGACTGGCTGgactgcccagccctgggccccggCTGGAAGCGCCGTGAGGTCTTTCGCAAGTCAGGTGCCACCTGTGGACGCTCAGACACTTATTACCAGAG ccccacaggaGACAGGATCCGAAGCAAAGTTGAGCTGACCCGGTACCTGGGCCCTGCATGCGACCTCACCCTCTTTGACTTCAAACAAGGCATCCTGTGCTATCCAGCACCCAAG GCCCAGTCCTCTCATTCCGTGGCCATCCCCAGCAGGAAGCGGAAGAAGGCTTCGAGGCCAGCCAAGGCTCGGAAACGTCAGGTTGGACCCCAGAAGAGTGAGGTCAGGAAGGAGGCCCCAGGGGATGAGACCAAGGCTGATGCTGACACAGCCCCAGCTTCACTTCCTGCGCCTGG GTGCTGTGAGAACTGTGGAATCAGCTTCTCAGGGGATGGTACCCGAAGGCAGCGGCTCAAGACATTGTGCAAGGACTGCCGAG CACAGAGAATTGCTTTTAACCGGGAGCAGAGGAAGTTTAAG CGTGTGGGCTGCGGGGAGTGTGCGGCCTGCCAGGTAACGGAAGACTGTGGGGCCTGCTCCACCTGCCTTCTGCAGTTGCCCCATGATGTGGCCTCGGGGCTCTTCTGCAAGTGTGAGCGAAGACGGTGCCTCCGGATTGTGGAAAGG AGCCGAGGGTGTGGAGTATGCCGGGGCTGTCAGACCCGAGAGGACTGTGGCCGTTGTCGAGTCTGCCTTCGCCCTCCCCGCCCCGGTCTCAGGCGCCAGTGGAGGTGCGTCCAGCGGCGTTGCCTGCGG CACCTTGCCCACCGTCTCCGTCGTCACCATCAGCGATGTCAACGACGCCCTCCCCTAGCTGTGGCTCCCCCTGCT GGTAAACATGGCCGCCGCAGGGGAGGCTGCGACGCTAAGGTGGCTCCCCGGCGGCGCCCCCGAGCCCAGCCACCGCCTCCACCTCCCCCGTCACAGCCTCCAGAGTCTCCAGAGCCG caGCCTTACACAAACCGCCGGCAGAACCGCAAGTGTGGAGCCTGTGCAGCTTGCCTGCGGCGCATGGACTGTGGCCATTGCGACTTCTGCTGTGACAAGCCCAAATTTGGGGGCAGCAACCAGAAGCGCCAGAAGTGTCGTTGGCGCCAGTGCCTGCAGTTTGCTATG AAGCGGCTCCTGCCAAGTGTCTGGGCAGAGTCCGAGGATGGGGCAGGGCCGCCCCCGCCGTACCCTCGTCGAAAGAGGCCTGGCTCTACTCGAAGGCCCTGTTTGGGTCAAACCTTGAAGCCTCCCTTGGTCACACCCACAGCCCGACCAGACCATGCCCAGACTCCAGTGAAGCAGGAAGCAGGCAGTGGTTTTGTGCTGCCCCCACCTGGCACCGACCTTGTGTTCTTACGGGAGGGTGCAAGCAGTCCTGTGCAGGTGCCTGGCCCGGCCCCAGCTTCCACAGAAGCTCTGTTGCAG GAGGCCCAGTGCCCTGGCCTGAGTTGGGTTGTGGCCTTACCCCAGGTGAAGCAAGAGAAGGCGGATGCCCTGGAAGACTGGACACCGGGCACAGCCATCCTGACTTCTCCTGTATTGCTGCCTGGCTGCCCCAGCAAG GCAGTAGACCCAGGCCTGCCACCTGTGAAGCAAGAGCCACCTGACCctgaggaggacaaggaggaggagaaCAAAGATGACTCTGCCTCTGAATTGgccccagaggaggaggcaggaggggctggcacACCCGTG ATCACGGAGATTTTCAGCCTGGGTGGAACCCGCCTCCGGGACACAGCAATCTGGTTGCCAAG TCTGCAGGGCAGGCAATCGGGAAGGGAAGATGGATGTAAAGTGTGGGAGACCAAGGACACATTGGCGCCCACAAGCACGAGCTGGAAACCACGAGGATGGCCTGGAACCCATGTCAGTCTCTCACCACCTCCAACTTCGATGATGTGGGTGTCCTGCAGAAGAAGCTGGTGCCCTTCATCACAGAGTTAA
- the MBD1 gene encoding methyl-CpG-binding domain protein 1 isoform X19 produces the protein MAEDWLDCPALGPGWKRREVFRKSGATCGRSDTYYQSPTGDRIRSKVELTRYLGPACDLTLFDFKQGILCYPAPKAQSSHSVAIPSRKRKKASRPAKARKRQVGPQKSEVRKEAPGDETKADADTAPASLPAPGCCENCGISFSGDGTRRQRLKTLCKDCRAQRIAFNREQRKFKRVGCGECAACQVTEDCGACSTCLLQLPHDVASGLFCKCERRRCLRIVERSRGCGVCRGCQTREDCGRCRVCLRPPRPGLRRQWRCVQRRCLRGKHGRRRGGCDAKVAPRRRPRAQPPPPPPPSQPPESPEPQPYTNRRQNRKCGACAACLRRMDCGHCDFCCDKPKFGGSNQKRQKCRWRQCLQFAMKRLLPSVWAESEDGAGPPPPYPRRKRPGSTRRPCLGQTLKPPLVTPTARPDHAQTPVKQEAGSGFVLPPPGTDLVFLREGASSPVQVPGPAPASTEALLQAVDPGLPPVKQEPPDPEEDKEEENKDDSASELAPEEEAGGAGTPVITEIFSLGGTRLRDTAIWLPSLQGRQSGREDGCKVWETKDTLAPTSTSWKPRGWPGTHVSLSPPPTSMMWVSCRRSWCPSSQS, from the exons ATGGCTGAGGACTGGCTGgactgcccagccctgggccccggCTGGAAGCGCCGTGAGGTCTTTCGCAAGTCAGGTGCCACCTGTGGACGCTCAGACACTTATTACCAGAG ccccacaggaGACAGGATCCGAAGCAAAGTTGAGCTGACCCGGTACCTGGGCCCTGCATGCGACCTCACCCTCTTTGACTTCAAACAAGGCATCCTGTGCTATCCAGCACCCAAG GCCCAGTCCTCTCATTCCGTGGCCATCCCCAGCAGGAAGCGGAAGAAGGCTTCGAGGCCAGCCAAGGCTCGGAAACGTCAGGTTGGACCCCAGAAGAGTGAGGTCAGGAAGGAGGCCCCAGGGGATGAGACCAAGGCTGATGCTGACACAGCCCCAGCTTCACTTCCTGCGCCTGG GTGCTGTGAGAACTGTGGAATCAGCTTCTCAGGGGATGGTACCCGAAGGCAGCGGCTCAAGACATTGTGCAAGGACTGCCGAG CACAGAGAATTGCTTTTAACCGGGAGCAGAGGAAGTTTAAG CGTGTGGGCTGCGGGGAGTGTGCGGCCTGCCAGGTAACGGAAGACTGTGGGGCCTGCTCCACCTGCCTTCTGCAGTTGCCCCATGATGTGGCCTCGGGGCTCTTCTGCAAGTGTGAGCGAAGACGGTGCCTCCGGATTGTGGAAAGG AGCCGAGGGTGTGGAGTATGCCGGGGCTGTCAGACCCGAGAGGACTGTGGCCGTTGTCGAGTCTGCCTTCGCCCTCCCCGCCCCGGTCTCAGGCGCCAGTGGAGGTGCGTCCAGCGGCGTTGCCTGCGG GGTAAACATGGCCGCCGCAGGGGAGGCTGCGACGCTAAGGTGGCTCCCCGGCGGCGCCCCCGAGCCCAGCCACCGCCTCCACCTCCCCCGTCACAGCCTCCAGAGTCTCCAGAGCCG caGCCTTACACAAACCGCCGGCAGAACCGCAAGTGTGGAGCCTGTGCAGCTTGCCTGCGGCGCATGGACTGTGGCCATTGCGACTTCTGCTGTGACAAGCCCAAATTTGGGGGCAGCAACCAGAAGCGCCAGAAGTGTCGTTGGCGCCAGTGCCTGCAGTTTGCTATG AAGCGGCTCCTGCCAAGTGTCTGGGCAGAGTCCGAGGATGGGGCAGGGCCGCCCCCGCCGTACCCTCGTCGAAAGAGGCCTGGCTCTACTCGAAGGCCCTGTTTGGGTCAAACCTTGAAGCCTCCCTTGGTCACACCCACAGCCCGACCAGACCATGCCCAGACTCCAGTGAAGCAGGAAGCAGGCAGTGGTTTTGTGCTGCCCCCACCTGGCACCGACCTTGTGTTCTTACGGGAGGGTGCAAGCAGTCCTGTGCAGGTGCCTGGCCCGGCCCCAGCTTCCACAGAAGCTCTGTTGCAG GCAGTAGACCCAGGCCTGCCACCTGTGAAGCAAGAGCCACCTGACCctgaggaggacaaggaggaggagaaCAAAGATGACTCTGCCTCTGAATTGgccccagaggaggaggcaggaggggctggcacACCCGTG ATCACGGAGATTTTCAGCCTGGGTGGAACCCGCCTCCGGGACACAGCAATCTGGTTGCCAAG TCTGCAGGGCAGGCAATCGGGAAGGGAAGATGGATGTAAAGTGTGGGAGACCAAGGACACATTGGCGCCCACAAGCACGAGCTGGAAACCACGAGGATGGCCTGGAACCCATGTCAGTCTCTCACCACCTCCAACTTCGATGATGTGGGTGTCCTGCAGAAGAAGCTGGTGCCCTTCATCACAGAGTTAA
- the MBD1 gene encoding methyl-CpG-binding domain protein 1 isoform X13 codes for MAEDWLDCPALGPGWKRREVFRKSGATCGRSDTYYQSPTGDRIRSKVELTRYLGPACDLTLFDFKQGILCYPAPKAQSSHSVAIPSRKRKKASRPAKARKRQVGPQKSEVRKEAPGDETKADADTAPASLPAPGCCENCGISFSGDGTRRQRLKTLCKDCRAQRIAFNREQRKFKLPHDVASGLFCKCERRRCLRIVERSRGCGVCRGCQTREDCGRCRVCLRPPRPGLRRQWRCVQRRCLRGKHGRRRGGCDAKVAPRRRPRAQPPPPPPPSQPPESPEPQPYTNRRQNRKCGACAACLRRMDCGHCDFCCDKPKFGGSNQKRQKCRWRQCLQFAMKRLLPSVWAESEDGAGPPPPYPRRKRPGSTRRPCLGQTLKPPLVTPTARPDHAQTPVKQEAGSGFVLPPPGTDLVFLREGASSPVQVPGPAPASTEALLQEAQCPGLSWVVALPQVKQEKADALEDWTPGTAILTSPVLLPGCPSKAVDPGLPPVKQEPPDPEEDKEEENKDDSASELAPEEEAGGAGTPVITEIFSLGGTRLRDTAIWLPSLQGRQSGREDGCKVWETKDTLAPTSTSWKPRGWPGTHVSLSPPPTSMMWVSCRRSWCPSSQS; via the exons ATGGCTGAGGACTGGCTGgactgcccagccctgggccccggCTGGAAGCGCCGTGAGGTCTTTCGCAAGTCAGGTGCCACCTGTGGACGCTCAGACACTTATTACCAGAG ccccacaggaGACAGGATCCGAAGCAAAGTTGAGCTGACCCGGTACCTGGGCCCTGCATGCGACCTCACCCTCTTTGACTTCAAACAAGGCATCCTGTGCTATCCAGCACCCAAG GCCCAGTCCTCTCATTCCGTGGCCATCCCCAGCAGGAAGCGGAAGAAGGCTTCGAGGCCAGCCAAGGCTCGGAAACGTCAGGTTGGACCCCAGAAGAGTGAGGTCAGGAAGGAGGCCCCAGGGGATGAGACCAAGGCTGATGCTGACACAGCCCCAGCTTCACTTCCTGCGCCTGG GTGCTGTGAGAACTGTGGAATCAGCTTCTCAGGGGATGGTACCCGAAGGCAGCGGCTCAAGACATTGTGCAAGGACTGCCGAG CACAGAGAATTGCTTTTAACCGGGAGCAGAGGAAGTTTAAG TTGCCCCATGATGTGGCCTCGGGGCTCTTCTGCAAGTGTGAGCGAAGACGGTGCCTCCGGATTGTGGAAAGG AGCCGAGGGTGTGGAGTATGCCGGGGCTGTCAGACCCGAGAGGACTGTGGCCGTTGTCGAGTCTGCCTTCGCCCTCCCCGCCCCGGTCTCAGGCGCCAGTGGAGGTGCGTCCAGCGGCGTTGCCTGCGG GGTAAACATGGCCGCCGCAGGGGAGGCTGCGACGCTAAGGTGGCTCCCCGGCGGCGCCCCCGAGCCCAGCCACCGCCTCCACCTCCCCCGTCACAGCCTCCAGAGTCTCCAGAGCCG caGCCTTACACAAACCGCCGGCAGAACCGCAAGTGTGGAGCCTGTGCAGCTTGCCTGCGGCGCATGGACTGTGGCCATTGCGACTTCTGCTGTGACAAGCCCAAATTTGGGGGCAGCAACCAGAAGCGCCAGAAGTGTCGTTGGCGCCAGTGCCTGCAGTTTGCTATG AAGCGGCTCCTGCCAAGTGTCTGGGCAGAGTCCGAGGATGGGGCAGGGCCGCCCCCGCCGTACCCTCGTCGAAAGAGGCCTGGCTCTACTCGAAGGCCCTGTTTGGGTCAAACCTTGAAGCCTCCCTTGGTCACACCCACAGCCCGACCAGACCATGCCCAGACTCCAGTGAAGCAGGAAGCAGGCAGTGGTTTTGTGCTGCCCCCACCTGGCACCGACCTTGTGTTCTTACGGGAGGGTGCAAGCAGTCCTGTGCAGGTGCCTGGCCCGGCCCCAGCTTCCACAGAAGCTCTGTTGCAG GAGGCCCAGTGCCCTGGCCTGAGTTGGGTTGTGGCCTTACCCCAGGTGAAGCAAGAGAAGGCGGATGCCCTGGAAGACTGGACACCGGGCACAGCCATCCTGACTTCTCCTGTATTGCTGCCTGGCTGCCCCAGCAAG GCAGTAGACCCAGGCCTGCCACCTGTGAAGCAAGAGCCACCTGACCctgaggaggacaaggaggaggagaaCAAAGATGACTCTGCCTCTGAATTGgccccagaggaggaggcaggaggggctggcacACCCGTG ATCACGGAGATTTTCAGCCTGGGTGGAACCCGCCTCCGGGACACAGCAATCTGGTTGCCAAG TCTGCAGGGCAGGCAATCGGGAAGGGAAGATGGATGTAAAGTGTGGGAGACCAAGGACACATTGGCGCCCACAAGCACGAGCTGGAAACCACGAGGATGGCCTGGAACCCATGTCAGTCTCTCACCACCTCCAACTTCGATGATGTGGGTGTCCTGCAGAAGAAGCTGGTGCCCTTCATCACAGAGTTAA
- the MBD1 gene encoding methyl-CpG-binding domain protein 1 isoform X5 gives MAEDWLDCPALGPGWKRREVFRKSGATCGRSDTYYQSPTGDRIRSKVELTRYLGPACDLTLFDFKQGILCYPAPKAQSSHSVAIPSRKRKKASRPAKARKRQVGPQKSEVRKEAPGDETKADADTAPASLPAPGCCENCGISFSGDGTRRQRLKTLCKDCRAQRIAFNREQRKFKLPHDVASGLFCKCERRRCLRIVERSRGCGVCRGCQTREDCGRCRVCLRPPRPGLRRQWRCVQRRCLRHLAHRLRRHHQRCQRRPPLAVAPPAGKHGRRRGGCDAKVAPRRRPRAQPPPPPPPSQPPESPEPQPYTNRRQNRKCGACAACLRRMDCGHCDFCCDKPKFGGSNQKRQKCRWRQCLQFAMKRLLPSVWAESEDGAGPPPPYPRRKRPGSTRRPCLGQTLKPPLVTPTARPDHAQTPVKQEAGSGFVLPPPGTDLVFLREGASSPVQVPGPAPASTEALLQEAQCPGLSWVVALPQVKQEKADALEDWTPGTAILTSPVLLPGCPSKAVDPGLPPVKQEPPDPEEDKEEENKDDSASELAPEEEAGGAGTPVITEIFSLGGTRLRDTAIWLPSLQGRQSGREDGCKVWETKDTLAPTSTSWKPRGWPGTHVSLSPPPTSMMWVSCRRSWCPSSQS, from the exons ATGGCTGAGGACTGGCTGgactgcccagccctgggccccggCTGGAAGCGCCGTGAGGTCTTTCGCAAGTCAGGTGCCACCTGTGGACGCTCAGACACTTATTACCAGAG ccccacaggaGACAGGATCCGAAGCAAAGTTGAGCTGACCCGGTACCTGGGCCCTGCATGCGACCTCACCCTCTTTGACTTCAAACAAGGCATCCTGTGCTATCCAGCACCCAAG GCCCAGTCCTCTCATTCCGTGGCCATCCCCAGCAGGAAGCGGAAGAAGGCTTCGAGGCCAGCCAAGGCTCGGAAACGTCAGGTTGGACCCCAGAAGAGTGAGGTCAGGAAGGAGGCCCCAGGGGATGAGACCAAGGCTGATGCTGACACAGCCCCAGCTTCACTTCCTGCGCCTGG GTGCTGTGAGAACTGTGGAATCAGCTTCTCAGGGGATGGTACCCGAAGGCAGCGGCTCAAGACATTGTGCAAGGACTGCCGAG CACAGAGAATTGCTTTTAACCGGGAGCAGAGGAAGTTTAAG TTGCCCCATGATGTGGCCTCGGGGCTCTTCTGCAAGTGTGAGCGAAGACGGTGCCTCCGGATTGTGGAAAGG AGCCGAGGGTGTGGAGTATGCCGGGGCTGTCAGACCCGAGAGGACTGTGGCCGTTGTCGAGTCTGCCTTCGCCCTCCCCGCCCCGGTCTCAGGCGCCAGTGGAGGTGCGTCCAGCGGCGTTGCCTGCGG CACCTTGCCCACCGTCTCCGTCGTCACCATCAGCGATGTCAACGACGCCCTCCCCTAGCTGTGGCTCCCCCTGCT GGTAAACATGGCCGCCGCAGGGGAGGCTGCGACGCTAAGGTGGCTCCCCGGCGGCGCCCCCGAGCCCAGCCACCGCCTCCACCTCCCCCGTCACAGCCTCCAGAGTCTCCAGAGCCG caGCCTTACACAAACCGCCGGCAGAACCGCAAGTGTGGAGCCTGTGCAGCTTGCCTGCGGCGCATGGACTGTGGCCATTGCGACTTCTGCTGTGACAAGCCCAAATTTGGGGGCAGCAACCAGAAGCGCCAGAAGTGTCGTTGGCGCCAGTGCCTGCAGTTTGCTATG AAGCGGCTCCTGCCAAGTGTCTGGGCAGAGTCCGAGGATGGGGCAGGGCCGCCCCCGCCGTACCCTCGTCGAAAGAGGCCTGGCTCTACTCGAAGGCCCTGTTTGGGTCAAACCTTGAAGCCTCCCTTGGTCACACCCACAGCCCGACCAGACCATGCCCAGACTCCAGTGAAGCAGGAAGCAGGCAGTGGTTTTGTGCTGCCCCCACCTGGCACCGACCTTGTGTTCTTACGGGAGGGTGCAAGCAGTCCTGTGCAGGTGCCTGGCCCGGCCCCAGCTTCCACAGAAGCTCTGTTGCAG GAGGCCCAGTGCCCTGGCCTGAGTTGGGTTGTGGCCTTACCCCAGGTGAAGCAAGAGAAGGCGGATGCCCTGGAAGACTGGACACCGGGCACAGCCATCCTGACTTCTCCTGTATTGCTGCCTGGCTGCCCCAGCAAG GCAGTAGACCCAGGCCTGCCACCTGTGAAGCAAGAGCCACCTGACCctgaggaggacaaggaggaggagaaCAAAGATGACTCTGCCTCTGAATTGgccccagaggaggaggcaggaggggctggcacACCCGTG ATCACGGAGATTTTCAGCCTGGGTGGAACCCGCCTCCGGGACACAGCAATCTGGTTGCCAAG TCTGCAGGGCAGGCAATCGGGAAGGGAAGATGGATGTAAAGTGTGGGAGACCAAGGACACATTGGCGCCCACAAGCACGAGCTGGAAACCACGAGGATGGCCTGGAACCCATGTCAGTCTCTCACCACCTCCAACTTCGATGATGTGGGTGTCCTGCAGAAGAAGCTGGTGCCCTTCATCACAGAGTTAA